A DNA window from Fragaria vesca subsp. vesca linkage group LG3, FraVesHawaii_1.0, whole genome shotgun sequence contains the following coding sequences:
- the LOC101306218 gene encoding LOW QUALITY PROTEIN: putative respiratory burst oxidase homolog protein H-like (The sequence of the model RefSeq protein was modified relative to this genomic sequence to represent the inferred complete CDS: substituted 1 base at 1 genomic stop codon) has product MNISENEGKEDVPSKGVLQNIDIDPMVDVPSSSNENVLTGTNNIVRRRAGFHGNVPSGTGKVEARGGGGGGGGLKGLHFLNIKGKESEAWKPMEKRFHQYAVEDRLSRDDFGTCIGMGGRESKEFAGQLFDALCRRRKLCAADGITIVELRLFWEDLTSEDTESRLQIFFDMCDKNGDGKLSEDEVMEVIILSASTNKLANLKDQAATYAALIMEELDPDHLGYIEMWQLETLLREMVMVETEAKPKISKRTQTLAKAMIPRRYRNPMSKFTSTTIELVYENWRKIWIIGLWLAVNVGLFTWKYRQYQKNSLYKIMGRCLCFAKGAAETLKFNMALILIPVCRRGLTALRSTFLSNLIPFDDNINFHKLIALGITVGTGIHGIVHLACDFPRLISCPHDRFMDIAGPYFKYKQPSYMDLVKSIPGITGIIFVVIMAFSFTLALNSLRRSINLPGPLKNWIGFNTFWYSHQLLALAYILFIIHGFFLIFQDLWYKKTTWMYVSVPVLLYASERLVTIFREFSHPVCVIKAITYTGNVLALYMTKPPGFKYESGMYLFLKCPDLSNFEWHPFSITSAPGDEYLSVHIRALGDWTTELRNIFSKVVQLYPRIVLKGPFGAPAQNYTKYDILLLIGLGIGATPFISVAKDIINHISKKYAEGPVSXEESGGHVRRRSSLGKLLSGDHVEVNTKTPERAYFYWLTREQGSFEWFKGVMDDIAECDQHRVIEMHTYLTSVYEEGDARSALITMVQRLQHAKNGVDVVSQSRIRTHFSRPNWRKVFSDLAAAHQSSRIGVFYCGTPVLIKTLKNLCLEFSLNSSTRFQFHKENF; this is encoded by the exons GAACATCTCAGAAAATGAGGGTAAGGAGGACGTCCCATCAAAAGGGGTCCTTCAAAACATCGATATTGATCCCATGGTTGATGTGCCAAGTAGTTCCAATGAGAATGTATTGACGGGGACCAATAACATTGTAAGGAGGAGAGCTGGATTTCATGGAAATGTTCCTAGTGGCACGGGAAAGGTTGAAGCAAGAGGAGGAGGAGGAGGAGGAGGAGGGCTTAAGGGCCTGCATTTTCTTAATATCAAAGGGAAGGAATCTGAAGCATGGAAGCCTATGGAAAAGCGCTTCCATCAATATGCAGTTGAAGATAGGCTCTCTAGGGACGACTTTGGAACCTGCATTG GAATGGGTGGACGAGAGTCGAAGGAGTTTGCAGGCCAACTGTTTGATGCATTGTGTAGGAGAAGGAAGCTGTGTGCAGCCGATGGGATTACTATTGTTGAATTGAGGCTGTTTTGGGAAGACTTGACTAGTGAAGACACCGAATCCCGGCTTCAGATATTCTTTGACAT GTGTGACAAGAATGGTGATGGGAAGCTCTCAGAGGATGAGGTAATGGAG GTTATAATTTTGAGTGCCTCCACGAACAAGTTGGCAAATCTTAAAGATCAAGCAGCAACATATGCAGCTTTGATCATGGAAGAGCTTGACCCTGACCACCTCGGGTATATAGAG ATGTGGCAGTTAGAAACTCTACTTAGGGAAATGGTAATGGTTGAGACGGAAGCAAAACCAAAAATTAGCAAGAGAACCCAAACTCTCGCAAAAGCCATGATTCCTAGAAGGTACAGGAATCCTATGAGCAAATTCACATCTACTACCATAGAGCTTGTCTACGAAAACTGGAGGAAAATATGGATTATTGGGTTGTGGCTAGCGGTTAACGTGGGCCTGTTTACTTGGAAATACCGCCAGTACCAGAAAAATTCGTTATACAAAATCATGGGTCGATGCCTCTGCTTTGCAAAGGGTGCTGCTGAGACCCTTAAGTTCAACATGGCTCTCATTCTCATTCCAGTTTGTAGGAGAGGTCTTACAGCCCTTAGATCAACATTTTTAAGTAACTTGATCCCTTTTGATGACAATATCAATTTCCATAAGTTGATTGCATTGGGAATAACAGTTGGGACTGGTATACATGGAATCGTGCATCTAGCCTGCGATTTTCCTAGATTGATTTCATGTCCACATGATCGGTTCATGGACATTGCCGGGCCTTATTTCAAATATAAGCAGCCAAGTTACATGGACTTGGTTAAAAGTATTCCAGGCATAACTGGGATTATCTTTGTTGTTATCATGGCATTTTCCTTCACTCTTGCATTGAACTCACTCCGGAGAAGTATCAACTTACCAGGGCCTCTCAAGAATTGGATAGGGTTTAATACCTTCTGGTATTCACATCAGTTGCTGGCATTGGCATATATACTCTTCATCATACACGGTTTTTTCCTAATATTTCAGGATCTATGGTACAAGAAGACG ACATGGATGTATGTATCAGTTCCAGTGTTATTGTATGCAAGTGAACGACTGGTTACAATATTTCGAGAATTTTCACACCCTGTCTGTGTCATTAAG GCGATAACTTACACAGGAAATGTTCTCGCACTGTACATGACCAAACCTCCCGGATTCAAGTACGAAAGTGGAATGTACCTCTTTCTCAAGTGTCCTGATCTGTCAAATTTCGAATG GCATCCCTTCAGCATCACTTCTGCCCCAGGAGATGAATACTTGAGTGTCCACATCAGAGCTCTGGGAGACTGGACTACAGAGCTCAGAAACATCTTTTCTAAGGTAGTACAATT ATATCCGAGGATTGTATTAAAGGGACCCTTTGGAGCCCCTGCTCAGAATTACACCAAGTATGACATCTTATTGCTCATAGGTCTTGGAATTGGAGCAACTCCTTTCATCAGCGTCGCAAAGGATATCATAAACCATATAAGCAAAAAATACGCTGAAGGGCCTGTAAGTTAAGAA GAGTCAGGAGGTCATGTTCGACGAAGAAGCTCCTTAGGAAAGTTGCTAAGCGGCGACCATGTTGAAGTGAACACAAAGACTCCAGAAAGAGCATACTTTTACTGGTTAACAAGGGAACAAGGTTCATTTGAATGGTTTAAAGGCGTCATGGATGATATTGCAGAATGTGACCAGCAT CGAGTAATAGAAATGCATACCTACTTGACAAGCGTCTACGAAGAAGGAGATGCACGGTCTGCGCTTATTACCATGGTACAGAGACTGCAACACGCTAAGAATGGGGTTGATGTTGTCTCACAAAGCCGG ATAAGAACACATTTTTCAAGACCTAATTGGAGAAAGGTGTTTTCAGACTTGGCTGCAGCTCATCAATCATCTCGAATAG GCGTCTTCTACTGTGGAACTCCAGTACTTATCAAAACACTAAAGAACCTTTGCCTAGAATTTAGCTTAAATTCATCAACCCGGTTCCAGTTCCACAAGGAGAATTTCTAG